The proteins below are encoded in one region of Rhea pennata isolate bPtePen1 chromosome 21, bPtePen1.pri, whole genome shotgun sequence:
- the LOC134149662 gene encoding 3-phosphoinositide-dependent protein kinase 1-like, which produces MEELELLADAGGDLLLPVLRTPEGLVLPPPPPNVHLPLEALREQVQQFQAHCRPLQTGSPMEGLTAGAGSSSSPSQRRVGQQPPRPRLKRPDDFEFGKILGEGAFSTVVLARELATSREYAIKILEKRRIIKENKVLYVMRERNVMSRLDHPFFVKLYFTFQDDEKLYFGLSYAKNGELLKYIRKTGSFDEPCTRFYTAEIVSALEYLHGKGIIHRDLKPKNILLNEDMHIQIADFGTAKVLSADSRQARANSLVGTAQYVSPEILTEESAGKSSDLWALGCIIYQLVAGLPPFRAGNEYLIFQKIIKLEYDFPEKFFPKAKDLVEKLLVRDTTKRLGCEEMGGYGPLKAHPFFESIVWENPHLQTPPTLAAYLPAMSEDDEDCCGNYDSLLSQFGYVQISGSASSHALPAPETSPPQASGCNIEHYIHELDSNSLELDLQFSEDEKWLLLAKQAGGNPWHQFVENNLILKMGPVDKRKGLFARRRQLLLTEGPHLYYVDPVKKVLKGEIPWSFELRPEVKNFETFFVHTPNRTYWLRDPSQNAHKWCEKIHEVWWHRYQQNAAK; this is translated from the exons CTGCCCCTCGAGGCGCTGCGAGAGCAAGTGCAGCAGTTCCAGGCCCACTGCCGCCCCCTG CAGACCGGCTCTCCCATGGAAGGCCTCACGGCTGGAGCAGGATCTAGTTCTAGCCCCTCGCAGCGACGCGTAGGGCAGCAGCCTCCACGGCCGAGACTGAAACGGCCTGATGACTTCGAATTTGGGAAAATCCTGGGTGAAGGAGCTTTTTCTACG GTTGTCTTGGCTCGAGAACTGGCAACTTCTAGAGAATACGCCA ttaaaattctggaaaaacGTCGtatcataaaagaaaacaaggtgCTATATGTGATGCGTGAGAGAAATGTAATGTCCCGTCTGGATCACCCCTTCTTTGTGAAACTCTACTTCACCTTTCAGGATGATGAAAAGCTCT ATTTTGGGCTTAGCTATGCCAAAAATGGAGAGCTTCTAAAGTATATACGCAAAACTGGCTCATTCGATGAGCCCTGTACCAGGTTTTATACTGCTGAAATTGTGTCAGCCCTGGAGTATTTGCACGGGAAGGGAATTATTCACAG GGACCTTAAGCCAAAGAACATTTTGCTAAATGAAGACATGCACATTCAAATAGCAGACTTTGGAACAGCAAAAGTGCTATCTGCAGACAGCAGACAAG CACGGGCAAACTCATTGGTAGGGACAGCGCAGTATGTTTCTCCAGAAATCCTGACAGAGGAATCTGCCGGTAAAAG CTCTGACCTCTGGGCTCTGGGATGTATAATATATCAACTCGTAGCTGGGTTGCCTCCGTTTAGAGCTGG aaatgaatATCTTATATTCCAGAAGATAATAAAGTTGGAATATGACTTTCCAGAAAAATTTTTTCCCAAGGCAAAAGACCTTGTAGAAAAGCTCTTG gTTCGGGACACTACCAAGAGATTAGGATGTGAAGAAATGGGAGGGTATGGACCTCTCAAGGCTCATCCCTTTTTTGAATCCATCGTATGGGAGAACCCACATCTTCAGACCCCGCCAACACTCGCAGCATACTTACCTGCCATGTCAGAGGACGATGAAGACTGTTGCGGAAAT TATGACAGTCTCCTGAGCCAGTTTGGCTACGTGCAAATTTCTGGCTCTGCCTCTTCCCAtgccctgcctgccccagagACGAGTCCCCCACAGGCATCAGGATGCAACATCGAACACTATATCCATGAGCTTGACAGCAATTCCCTTGAGCTGGACCTACAGTTctctgaagatgaaaaatggTTACTTCTGGCAAAACAGGCTGGTGGAAATCCTTG gcATCAGTTTGTAGAAAATAACTTAATCCTAAAAATGGGCCCCGTAGACAAACGCAAG GGGTTGTTTGCACGGCGACGCCAGCTGCTGCTGACGGAAGGGCCCCATCTCTATTACGTGGATCCTGTCAAGAAAGTCCTAAAAGGGGAAATTCCCTGGTCTTTCGAGCTGCGCCCAGAAGTCAAGAATTTTGAGACATTTTTTGTTCACACA CCAAACAGGACGTACTGGCTGAGGGACCCGAGTCAGAACGCTCATAAATGGTGCGAGAAGATACACGAAGTTTGGTGGCACCGATACCAGCAGAATGCTGCTAAATGA